From a region of the Mytilus galloprovincialis chromosome 3, xbMytGall1.hap1.1, whole genome shotgun sequence genome:
- the LOC143069685 gene encoding uncharacterized protein LOC143069685 isoform X1, which yields MASVPTTDELKKLKVVELKQKLTELGLSTQVLGDEEGLKADLIARLHEHYVEESQTENDEDEDGTPMQENGKYIYPYKI from the exons ATGGCGTCGGTACCTACTACTGACGAATTAAAGAAACTTAAAGTTGTTGAgttaaaacagaaattaacagaGCTTGGATTATCTACTCAAG TTTTAGGAGACGAAGAAG gACTAAAGGCAGATCTAATTGCAAGACTTCATGAACATTATGTAGAG GAGTCACAAACAGAAAATGATGAAGATGAAGATGGAACGCCAATGCAGGaaaatggtaaatatatatatccttacaaaatataa
- the LOC143069685 gene encoding SAP domain-containing ribonucleoprotein-like isoform X2: MASVPTTDELKKLKVVELKQKLTELGLSTQGLKADLIARLHEHYVEESQTENDEDEDGTPMQENGKYIYPYKI, from the exons ATGGCGTCGGTACCTACTACTGACGAATTAAAGAAACTTAAAGTTGTTGAgttaaaacagaaattaacagaGCTTGGATTATCTACTCAAG gACTAAAGGCAGATCTAATTGCAAGACTTCATGAACATTATGTAGAG GAGTCACAAACAGAAAATGATGAAGATGAAGATGGAACGCCAATGCAGGaaaatggtaaatatatatatccttacaaaatataa